In the Streptomyces sp. cg36 genome, one interval contains:
- a CDS encoding carbohydrate ABC transporter permease → MTVVGVVKARRSLPARIAGRAGGGALRVFLVLVGLFWLLPTAGLLLSSLRSPADIASSGWWKAFGDPSQLTFHNYSELLDNSTVTDSLLSTVLITVPATVLVVVIGSLAGYAFAWMEFPGRDWWFMLVVSLLVVPVQVALVPVAKLFGKIGIFETTVGVITFHVAFGLPFAIFLLRNFFAEIPRELLEAARLDGAGELRLFTRVVLPLGGPAIASLGIFQFLWVWNDMLVALIFADSKHPPITVALQQQVRQFGNNIDVLAPGAFVSMVIPLAVFFAFQRQFVSGVMAGAVK, encoded by the coding sequence ATGACGGTCGTGGGTGTCGTCAAGGCCCGGCGGTCGCTGCCCGCCCGGATCGCCGGGCGCGCGGGCGGCGGCGCGCTGCGCGTCTTCCTGGTCCTGGTCGGCCTGTTCTGGCTGCTGCCGACCGCCGGGCTGCTGCTCTCCTCGCTGCGCAGCCCCGCCGACATCGCCTCCAGCGGCTGGTGGAAGGCGTTCGGCGACCCGTCCCAGCTGACCTTCCACAACTACTCCGAGCTGCTCGACAACAGCACGGTCACCGACTCGCTGCTCTCCACCGTGCTGATCACCGTCCCCGCGACCGTGCTGGTCGTGGTGATCGGCTCGCTCGCCGGATACGCCTTCGCCTGGATGGAGTTCCCCGGCCGCGACTGGTGGTTCATGCTGGTGGTGAGCCTGCTGGTGGTGCCGGTCCAGGTCGCGCTGGTGCCGGTCGCCAAGCTCTTCGGCAAGATCGGGATCTTCGAGACGACGGTCGGCGTCATCACCTTCCACGTCGCCTTCGGACTGCCGTTCGCGATCTTCCTGCTGCGGAACTTCTTCGCGGAGATCCCGCGCGAGCTGCTGGAGGCCGCCCGGCTCGACGGGGCGGGCGAGCTGCGGCTGTTCACCCGGGTCGTGCTGCCGCTCGGCGGTCCGGCCATCGCCTCGCTGGGCATCTTCCAGTTCCTGTGGGTCTGGAACGACATGCTGGTGGCGCTGATCTTCGCGGACTCCAAGCACCCGCCGATCACGGTCGCCCTGCAGCAGCAGGTACGGCAGTTCGGCAACAACATCGACGTCCTGGCGCCCGGCGCGTTCGTCTCGATGGTCATCCCGCTGGCCGTGTTCTTCGCGTTCCAGCGCCAGTTCGTGTCGGGGGTGATGGCGGGCGCCGTCAAGTAG
- a CDS encoding glycosyltransferase has protein sequence MTPRLSVVVPARNVEERLGECLDSLARQTFEDLAVVVVADGSADTGAAVARELAARDDRFTVVAGAGGGLGAARNTGVAHTAPGSAYLAFVDGDGVLPGRAFELLVGVLDKTGSDFASGNVLRLGAHGRLAQHPLFARPMRATRTAIHVTEDWSLLADRIVCNKVFRREFWDARSYAFPEAVPHQDAPVAVPAHFAARSVDVLQDAVYYWRNRDGALAGRRAEAREAAARAAAVLGVSASLAAVPEHKRHYDESVLRDDLWHFARALPEGDDAYREAFLRHAGEFVARAAPEAFAALPPQSRVVWQLVRERRLTELLALLEFERTSPRTHLVRGLRRRTAEYPPLTAPVPREAVALAPADLPLEARLTGAEWRDGTLRLTGYGYVRNLPATARRHALKAAWLRGADRRTLPLRLRRVNDPSVTARSGQRLHGYDWAGFEITVDPARLLTESATTTWKLVLGVLGHGVARRGGVADGGAQLGPHHLDEHTRIVPAFADGRLQLHAERVQTWLTGHECGAGVLRLTGETRTRAGALRLGHLHSGAAVQVPLERDGARFTAEVPLEELAQVRGRGPVRAPHGEHRPRDTYTVQLVGADGRRLPVAASATLPLGRHAVPGGRELALTVSARGNALLHDELPHAYAEDIAWTGDTLFAEGCYGGPARPLQLRRAGAEEEVELPVRYADGRFRAESACEALTLLEEGEWLLFVGEGPVRPPAAAGLLPAVRAFAGREFAVRRHGHDRLVLVVGPARCGS, from the coding sequence ATGACGCCCCGCCTCAGCGTCGTCGTCCCCGCCCGCAACGTCGAGGAGCGGCTGGGCGAGTGTCTGGACTCGCTGGCCCGGCAGACCTTCGAGGACCTCGCCGTGGTCGTCGTGGCCGACGGGTCCGCGGACACCGGCGCGGCGGTGGCGCGCGAACTCGCCGCGCGCGACGACCGGTTCACGGTGGTCGCCGGGGCGGGCGGCGGACTCGGCGCGGCCCGCAACACCGGGGTGGCGCACACCGCGCCCGGCTCGGCGTACCTGGCGTTCGTGGACGGGGACGGCGTACTGCCCGGCCGGGCCTTCGAGTTGCTGGTCGGCGTGCTCGACAAGACCGGCTCGGACTTCGCCTCGGGCAATGTGCTGCGGCTCGGCGCGCACGGACGGCTGGCACAGCACCCGCTGTTCGCCCGGCCGATGCGGGCGACCCGGACCGCCATCCACGTCACCGAGGACTGGTCGCTGCTCGCGGACCGGATCGTCTGCAACAAGGTGTTCCGCCGGGAGTTCTGGGACGCCCGCTCCTACGCCTTCCCCGAGGCCGTGCCGCACCAGGACGCGCCGGTGGCCGTGCCCGCGCACTTCGCGGCCCGCTCGGTCGACGTGCTCCAGGACGCCGTCTACTACTGGCGGAACCGGGACGGGGCGCTCGCCGGGCGGCGGGCCGAGGCGCGCGAGGCCGCCGCCCGCGCGGCGGCGGTGCTCGGCGTCAGCGCCTCGCTCGCGGCCGTGCCCGAGCACAAGCGGCACTACGACGAGTCGGTGCTGCGCGACGACCTGTGGCACTTCGCGCGGGCGCTGCCCGAGGGCGACGACGCCTACCGGGAGGCGTTCCTGCGCCACGCCGGGGAGTTCGTCGCGCGGGCGGCCCCGGAGGCGTTCGCCGCGCTGCCGCCGCAGTCGCGGGTGGTGTGGCAGCTGGTCCGCGAGCGGCGGCTGACGGAGCTGCTGGCGCTGCTGGAGTTCGAGCGGACCAGTCCCCGTACGCACCTGGTGCGCGGGCTGCGCCGCCGCACCGCCGAGTATCCGCCGCTGACCGCGCCCGTACCGCGCGAGGCCGTCGCCCTGGCCCCCGCCGACCTGCCGCTGGAGGCGCGGCTGACCGGCGCCGAGTGGCGCGACGGCACGCTGAGGCTCACCGGGTACGGCTATGTCCGCAACCTCCCCGCGACCGCCCGGCGGCACGCGCTGAAGGCGGCCTGGCTGCGCGGCGCCGACCGGCGCACCCTGCCGCTGCGGCTGCGCCGCGTCAACGACCCTTCCGTGACCGCCCGTTCGGGCCAGCGGCTGCACGGCTACGACTGGGCGGGCTTCGAGATCACCGTCGACCCGGCCCGGCTGCTCACCGAGTCCGCCACCACCACCTGGAAGCTGGTCCTCGGCGTGCTCGGCCACGGTGTGGCGCGCCGGGGCGGAGTGGCGGACGGGGGCGCCCAGCTGGGCCCGCACCACCTGGACGAGCACACCCGGATCGTCCCCGCCTTCGCCGACGGGCGGCTCCAGCTGCACGCCGAGCGCGTCCAGACCTGGCTGACCGGCCACGAGTGCGGCGCCGGGGTGCTGCGGCTCACCGGGGAGACCCGGACCCGCGCGGGCGCGCTGCGGCTCGGCCACCTGCACTCGGGGGCGGCGGTCCAGGTGCCGCTCGAACGGGACGGCGCGCGGTTCACCGCCGAGGTGCCGCTGGAGGAGCTGGCCCAGGTGCGCGGCCGTGGCCCGGTGCGGGCGCCGCACGGCGAGCACCGCCCCCGCGACACGTACACCGTCCAGCTGGTCGGGGCGGACGGCAGGCGGCTCCCGGTCGCCGCGTCCGCCACCCTGCCGCTGGGCCGCCACGCCGTGCCCGGGGGCCGCGAGCTGGCCCTCACGGTGAGCGCCCGGGGCAACGCCCTGCTCCACGACGAGCTGCCCCACGCGTACGCCGAGGACATCGCCTGGACCGGCGACACCCTGTTCGCCGAGGGCTGTTACGGCGGCCCGGCCCGGCCGCTCCAGCTGCGCCGCGCGGGCGCGGAGGAGGAGGTCGAGCTGCCGGTGCGGTACGCGGACGGCCGCTTCCGGGCCGAGTCGGCCTGCGAGGCGCTGACGCTGCTGGAGGAGGGGGAGTGGCTGCTGTTCGTGGGCGAGGGACCGGTGCGGCCACCGGCCGCCGCCGGGCTGCTCCCGGCCGTCCGCGCCTTCGCCGGGCGGGAGTTCGCGGTCCGCCGCCACGGCCACGACCGGCTGGTGCTCGTGGTGGGCCCGGCGCGGTGCGGCAGCTGA
- a CDS encoding carbohydrate ABC transporter permease: MTTAPVPAPPSAPSPAPGPRRRVTGTRSSLAAAFLLPALVLLGALVVYPIGYSLYRSFFDQSGDGFAGFDNYRTLFTDHSIRTAVKNNAIWVVCAPTVATALGLIFAVLTERVRWGTAFKLVVFMPMVISMLAAGIIFRLVYEQDPGRGVANAVWVGVHDTFAESAGFPRARPLPSAPLEPGGGGTFVTKEAVHTGQPVLLPLVGVPADKVPSSAKAAKASVPAPGKVSGTAWLDFTKGGGGTPNTIDPKETGLKGLKIEAVKNGQVVATATAHADGTFTLPARADGARLRLPQSNFREPYNGVQWLGPTLVTPAIIGSYIWMWAGFAMVLIAAGLAGLPRELLEAARVDGANEWQVFRRVTVPLLAPVLAVVLATLMINVLKIFDLIFIIAPGSSQADANVLALQLYRSSFGTDADLGVGSAIAVLLLVLVVPVMVLNIRRMRREARR, from the coding sequence GTGACCACCGCACCGGTACCGGCACCGCCGTCCGCGCCCTCCCCCGCCCCCGGGCCGCGCCGCCGGGTGACCGGGACCCGCTCCTCGCTGGCCGCCGCGTTCCTGCTGCCCGCGCTGGTGCTGCTCGGCGCGCTGGTCGTCTATCCCATCGGCTACTCGCTCTACCGGTCCTTCTTCGACCAGTCCGGCGACGGCTTCGCCGGGTTCGACAACTACCGGACGCTCTTCACCGACCACAGCATCCGCACGGCCGTCAAGAACAACGCGATCTGGGTGGTGTGCGCGCCGACGGTCGCCACCGCGCTCGGGCTGATCTTCGCCGTACTGACCGAACGGGTGCGCTGGGGCACGGCGTTCAAGCTGGTCGTCTTCATGCCGATGGTGATCTCGATGCTGGCGGCCGGGATCATCTTCCGGCTGGTGTACGAGCAGGACCCGGGCCGGGGCGTGGCCAACGCCGTCTGGGTCGGGGTGCACGACACCTTCGCCGAGTCGGCCGGGTTCCCCCGGGCCCGTCCGCTGCCCTCGGCGCCGCTGGAGCCGGGCGGGGGCGGCACGTTCGTCACCAAGGAGGCGGTGCACACCGGGCAGCCGGTGCTGCTGCCGCTCGTCGGGGTGCCCGCCGACAAGGTGCCCTCGTCGGCCAAGGCCGCGAAGGCGTCCGTACCGGCCCCTGGGAAAGTGAGCGGAACCGCCTGGCTGGACTTCACCAAGGGAGGCGGCGGCACCCCCAACACCATTGACCCCAAGGAGACCGGCCTCAAGGGCCTGAAGATCGAAGCCGTGAAGAACGGCCAGGTGGTCGCCACGGCGACCGCGCACGCCGACGGCACGTTCACGCTGCCCGCCCGGGCCGACGGCGCCCGGCTGCGGCTGCCGCAGAGCAACTTCCGCGAGCCCTACAACGGCGTCCAGTGGCTCGGCCCGACGCTGGTGACCCCGGCCATCATCGGCTCCTACATCTGGATGTGGGCCGGGTTCGCGATGGTGCTGATCGCGGCCGGGCTCGCGGGGCTGCCGCGCGAGCTCCTGGAGGCGGCCCGGGTGGACGGCGCCAACGAGTGGCAGGTCTTCCGGCGGGTGACGGTTCCGCTGCTGGCGCCGGTCCTGGCGGTCGTCCTGGCGACGCTGATGATCAACGTACTGAAGATCTTCGACCTGATCTTCATCATCGCGCCCGGCTCCAGCCAGGCCGACGCCAACGTGCTGGCGCTCCAGCTCTACCGCTCCTCGTTCGGCACCGACGCCGACCTCGGGGTGGGCAGCGCGATCGCGGTGCTGCTGCTGGTCCTGGTGGTCCCGGTGATGGTCCTCAACATTCGCAGGATGCGGCGGGAGGCCCGGCGATGA
- a CDS encoding CDP-glycerol glycerophosphotransferase family protein: MPRPLFSVVVPVHRVQGFLREALESVLDQSYGDLELIVVDDRSPDGCAAIVAEFAEADARVLPVRLPVRRGVSAARNVGAVRAGGEYLLFLEGDGVLLPGALAALASRLRGARRVDVLRFGYERVDRLGRVVGGVRAWAGAGPGAGPGAGGERERPGTGCRCAHPCRPGGTIAHSCGGEGGASARGGGEGGSASARGGGTIAHSCGGGGGSVEVPVGWDRVYRRGFWLGRGLAFGWGEYGAVRPVLMAGRAVGAGREGELERVCVRVRERRPGAEPGRLHFQALDAYAPLLAADPALRPVAAAQLRAVRDDPRRIRPADRREFHRAADRLLGGALGPYPVHRARVLLDQQARAAREMKERAEGRVRARVLKGVRRADRYRALDDGLVVHGAYWNRGVACNPAAIHAKALEIAPQLRHLWVVDGRCADRVPAGTAYVVAGTRAYWRAMATAKYLVNNSAFPGGFTKREGQVYLQTHHGTPLKSMGLDLRGRAVSAGGGTDFAGLLARADQWDYSLAANPHAAEVWARAYPSAYESLELGQPRNDRYATATSEEIEGIRASLGIAPGRRALLYAPTHRGHRPGGEAGFVPPLDLEAFADALGEEYVLLVRAHYFHGTSAGPAARHPGIVDVTGHQGVEELCLASDALISDYSSLLFDYACLDRPIVVFAPDWDVYRATRGTYFDLLSGLPGETPGAVATSGGELAGLFLDGGWDTDAAGKLRAAFRARFCPYDDGRAAERVVRRVLLGERPAPPGEPPAPAVPRPAGEPRAFVTRMAGPR; encoded by the coding sequence ATGCCGCGCCCCCTCTTCAGCGTCGTCGTCCCGGTCCACCGCGTTCAGGGCTTTCTGCGGGAGGCGCTGGAATCCGTGCTCGACCAGTCGTACGGGGACCTGGAGCTGATCGTCGTCGACGACCGGTCGCCGGACGGGTGCGCGGCGATCGTCGCGGAGTTCGCGGAAGCCGATGCGCGGGTGCTGCCGGTGCGGCTGCCGGTGCGGCGGGGAGTGTCGGCCGCGCGGAACGTGGGGGCGGTGCGGGCGGGGGGTGAGTACCTGCTGTTCCTGGAGGGGGACGGGGTGTTGCTGCCCGGGGCGCTGGCGGCGCTGGCCTCGCGGCTGCGGGGGGCGCGGCGGGTCGATGTGCTGCGGTTCGGGTACGAGCGGGTGGACCGGCTCGGGCGGGTCGTGGGGGGTGTGCGGGCCTGGGCGGGGGCCGGGCCCGGGGCGGGCCCTGGTGCGGGCGGGGAGCGGGAGCGCCCGGGAACGGGGTGCCGCTGTGCCCACCCGTGCCGCCCCGGCGGCACGATTGCCCACAGCTGCGGGGGAGAGGGCGGCGCGAGCGCCCGCGGCGGTGGGGAGGGTGGCAGCGCGAGCGCCCGCGGCGGCGGCACGATTGCCCACAGCTGCGGGGGAGGGGGTGGCTCCGTTGAGGTTCCCGTTGGGTGGGATCGGGTTTATCGGCGGGGGTTCTGGCTGGGGCGGGGGCTGGCGTTCGGGTGGGGGGAGTACGGGGCCGTGCGGCCCGTCCTGATGGCCGGGCGGGCGGTGGGAGCGGGCCGGGAGGGTGAGCTCGAACGGGTCTGCGTGCGGGTGCGGGAGCGGCGGCCGGGCGCCGAGCCCGGGCGCCTGCACTTCCAGGCCCTCGACGCCTACGCGCCCCTGCTCGCCGCCGATCCCGCCCTGCGGCCCGTCGCCGCCGCGCAGCTGCGGGCCGTGCGCGACGACCCGCGCCGCATCCGGCCCGCCGACCGCCGGGAGTTCCACCGCGCCGCCGACCGCCTCCTCGGCGGCGCCCTCGGCCCGTACCCCGTACACCGCGCCCGGGTCCTGCTCGACCAACAGGCGCGTGCCGCGCGGGAGATGAAGGAGCGGGCCGAGGGCCGGGTGCGGGCGCGGGTGCTGAAGGGGGTCCGGCGGGCGGACCGGTACCGGGCCCTGGACGACGGGCTGGTCGTCCACGGGGCGTACTGGAACCGGGGCGTCGCCTGCAACCCGGCCGCCATCCACGCCAAGGCGCTGGAGATCGCGCCGCAGCTGCGGCATCTGTGGGTGGTCGACGGCCGGTGCGCCGACCGGGTTCCGGCCGGGACCGCGTACGTGGTGGCCGGGACGCGCGCGTACTGGCGGGCCATGGCCACGGCGAAGTACCTCGTCAACAACTCCGCCTTCCCCGGCGGGTTCACCAAGCGGGAGGGCCAGGTCTATCTGCAGACGCACCACGGCACCCCGCTCAAGTCCATGGGGCTCGACCTGCGCGGCCGGGCCGTGAGCGCGGGCGGCGGCACCGACTTCGCCGGGCTGCTGGCCCGCGCCGACCAGTGGGACTACAGCCTCGCCGCCAACCCGCACGCGGCCGAGGTCTGGGCGCGGGCCTACCCGTCCGCGTACGAGTCGCTGGAGCTCGGGCAGCCGCGCAACGACCGCTATGCCACGGCCACTTCCGAGGAGATCGAGGGCATCCGGGCCTCGCTGGGGATCGCGCCGGGGCGCCGGGCGCTGCTGTACGCGCCGACGCACCGGGGCCACCGGCCGGGCGGGGAAGCCGGCTTCGTGCCGCCGCTCGATCTGGAGGCGTTCGCCGACGCGCTCGGCGAGGAGTACGTCCTGCTGGTGCGGGCGCACTACTTCCACGGCACCTCGGCGGGCCCGGCCGCGCGGCACCCCGGGATCGTGGACGTCACCGGCCACCAGGGCGTCGAGGAGCTGTGCCTCGCCTCCGACGCGCTGATCAGCGACTATTCGTCGCTGCTCTTCGACTACGCCTGTCTGGACCGGCCGATCGTGGTGTTCGCCCCCGACTGGGACGTCTACCGCGCCACCCGGGGCACCTACTTCGACCTGCTGTCGGGGCTGCCGGGCGAGACGCCCGGAGCGGTCGCGACCAGCGGCGGCGAACTGGCCGGGCTGTTCCTCGACGGCGGCTGGGACACGGACGCGGCCGGCAAGCTGCGCGCGGCGTTCCGGGCCCGGTTCTGCCCGTACGACGACGGGCGGGCGGCGGAGCGGGTGGTGCGCCGGGTGCTGCTCGGCGAGCGCCCGGCCCCGCCCGGGGAGCCTCCCGCCCCGGCCGTGCCCCGCCCGGCCGGTGAGCCGCGGGCCTTCGTCACCCGGATGGCCGGGCCGAGGTGA
- a CDS encoding CDP-glycerol glycerophosphotransferase family protein, producing MPRFSVIVPVFKVQAYLHDCLGSVLSQSYDDLELIAVDDSSPDACGAIIDEHAARDRRVTAVHLESNTGIGPARNAGLARATGDYVVFLDGDDTLTPGALQAVADRLKETGDPDVLVYDYARAFWSGERVRNKAAAQLAESGPATFRLADRPGLLKLLSVVWNKAYRREFIEEQGFTFTPGYYEDAPWTYPALMSAESISTLDRVCVHYRQRRQGSVLSTTSPRHFDLFDQYDRVFAFIDARPELAVWRPPVFRKMADHFLAVFTARIRLPHGSRAEFFHRARAQYRRHRSPGAGPRTLRVRVRHGLVRLGAHRTYTALGALRALRGAAARRAVALGRALRSGALRLHYRVQRRLPLRDEALFSAYGGRGYACNPAAVEAQVRELVPRVRTAWAADARRLHTVPPATRRVRTGSMAYWTTLARSKYLVSNVEFDRGLVKRPGQVLLQTHHGTPLKAMGLDLMDRPAAARDTDFGALVAGSDQWDYSLSANLHSSLTWERTYPSGYTTLEYGYPRNDVFQHATAADVARLRDGLGIPADATAVLYAPTHRDYLRGRHLPLDLERVARTLGPGFVLLTRAHFADGAPLAAAGLHPRVVDVSEHPSVEQLCLAADALVTDYSSLMFDYANLDRPIVVHTDDWEAYEAARGTYFDLRACPPGAVARTEDELIDIFTTGHWRGSRSAQLRAAFRARFCPYDDGHAAERVVRRVFLGQTGALPPVVPVEDRRPAPSATRSADAAQRELAGLV from the coding sequence ATGCCCCGGTTCAGCGTGATCGTTCCCGTGTTCAAGGTCCAGGCTTATCTGCACGACTGCCTGGGCTCCGTGCTCAGCCAGTCGTACGACGATCTGGAACTGATCGCGGTGGACGACAGCTCACCGGACGCGTGCGGCGCGATCATCGACGAACACGCCGCCCGCGACCGCCGGGTGACCGCCGTGCACCTGGAGTCCAACACCGGCATCGGCCCCGCCCGCAACGCGGGCCTGGCCCGTGCCACCGGCGACTACGTGGTCTTCCTGGACGGCGACGACACCCTCACCCCGGGCGCCCTCCAGGCCGTCGCGGACCGGCTGAAGGAGACCGGCGACCCGGACGTGCTGGTCTACGACTACGCCCGCGCCTTCTGGTCCGGCGAGCGCGTGCGCAACAAGGCGGCGGCGCAGCTCGCCGAGTCCGGTCCCGCCACCTTCCGCCTCGCCGACCGGCCGGGCCTGCTGAAGCTGCTGAGCGTGGTGTGGAACAAGGCGTACCGCCGCGAGTTCATCGAGGAGCAGGGCTTCACCTTCACGCCCGGCTACTACGAGGACGCGCCCTGGACGTACCCGGCGCTGATGTCGGCGGAGTCGATCTCCACCCTGGACCGGGTCTGCGTCCACTACCGCCAGCGCCGCCAGGGCAGCGTCCTGTCCACCACCAGCCCGCGCCACTTCGACCTCTTCGACCAGTACGACCGGGTCTTCGCGTTCATCGACGCGCGCCCCGAACTGGCCGTCTGGCGCCCGCCGGTCTTCCGGAAGATGGCCGACCACTTCCTGGCCGTCTTCACCGCCCGCATCCGGCTGCCGCACGGCAGCCGCGCCGAGTTCTTCCACCGCGCCCGCGCCCAGTACCGCCGCCACCGCTCCCCGGGCGCGGGCCCGCGCACCCTGCGCGTACGGGTGCGGCACGGTCTGGTGCGGCTCGGCGCGCACCGCACCTACACCGCGCTCGGGGCCCTGCGCGCGCTGCGCGGCGCCGCCGCCCGGCGCGCGGTCGCCCTGGGCCGCGCCCTGCGTTCGGGCGCGCTGCGGCTGCACTACCGCGTGCAGCGGCGGCTGCCGCTGCGCGACGAGGCGCTGTTCAGCGCGTACGGGGGCCGGGGGTACGCCTGCAACCCGGCCGCCGTCGAGGCGCAGGTGCGCGAGCTGGTGCCACGGGTGCGCACCGCGTGGGCCGCCGACGCCCGCCGGCTGCACACCGTGCCGCCCGCGACCCGCCGGGTGCGGACCGGCTCCATGGCGTACTGGACGACGCTGGCCCGGTCCAAGTACCTGGTCAGCAATGTCGAGTTCGACCGAGGGCTGGTCAAGCGGCCCGGCCAGGTGTTGCTGCAGACCCATCACGGCACCCCGCTCAAGGCCATGGGCCTGGATCTGATGGACCGTCCGGCCGCCGCCCGCGACACCGACTTCGGCGCGCTCGTCGCCGGCAGCGACCAGTGGGACTACAGCCTCTCCGCCAATCTGCACTCCTCGCTGACCTGGGAGCGCACCTATCCGTCCGGCTACACCACGCTCGAATACGGCTATCCGCGCAACGACGTCTTCCAGCACGCCACCGCCGCCGACGTGGCCCGGCTGCGCGACGGCCTCGGCATCCCGGCGGACGCCACCGCCGTCCTGTACGCGCCGACCCACCGCGACTACCTGCGCGGCCGGCACCTCCCGCTCGACCTGGAACGGGTGGCCCGCACGCTCGGCCCCGGCTTCGTGCTGCTCACCCGCGCCCACTTCGCCGACGGCGCCCCGCTGGCGGCGGCGGGCCTGCACCCCCGGGTCGTCGACGTCAGCGAGCACCCCTCGGTGGAGCAGCTGTGCCTGGCCGCCGACGCGCTGGTCACCGACTACTCGTCGCTGATGTTCGACTACGCCAACCTGGACCGCCCGATCGTGGTCCACACCGACGACTGGGAGGCGTACGAGGCGGCCCGGGGCACCTACTTCGACCTGCGGGCCTGCCCGCCGGGCGCGGTGGCGCGCACCGAGGACGAACTGATCGACATCTTCACCACCGGCCACTGGCGCGGCTCCCGCTCGGCCCAGCTGCGGGCCGCGTTCCGGGCCCGCTTCTGCCCGTACGACGACGGGCACGCGGCGGAGCGGGTGGTGCGCCGGGTGTTCCTGGGCCAGACCGGGGCGCTGCCGCCGGTGGTGCCCGTCGAGGACCGCCGCCCGGCGCCGTCGGCGACCCGGTCCGCCGACGCGGCGCAGCGGGAGCTCGCGGGGCTGGTCTAG
- the rfbB gene encoding dTDP-glucose 4,6-dehydratase — protein MKAPVPLGLRPRPYAATRILVTGGAGFIGSHYVRTLLGPDGPGGVELTVLDKLTYAGSAANLDPVRAHPGFAFVAGDVCDAELVDKLVGEHDQVVHFAAESHVDRSITGAAEFVRTNVLGTQTLLDAALRHRTGPFVHISTDEVYGSIERGSWPEEHPLRPTSPYAASKASADLVALSYHRTHGLDVRVTRCSNNYGPHQFPEKLIPLFVTRLLDGQDVPLYGDGLQVRDWLHVDDHVRAVELVRTGGRAGEVYNVGGGTALTNRELTGLLLTACGAGRDRVVHVEDRKGHDRRYCVDWTKLRTELGYAPRKDFARGLAETVDWYRAHRSWWEPLRRGAGR, from the coding sequence GTGAAAGCACCCGTCCCCCTCGGCCTCCGCCCGCGCCCGTACGCGGCCACCCGCATCCTCGTCACCGGCGGCGCCGGATTCATCGGCTCGCACTACGTCCGTACGCTGCTCGGCCCGGACGGGCCCGGCGGCGTCGAGCTGACCGTCCTCGACAAGCTCACCTACGCGGGCAGCGCCGCCAACCTCGACCCCGTGCGCGCCCACCCCGGCTTCGCCTTCGTGGCGGGCGACGTCTGCGACGCCGAGCTGGTCGACAAACTGGTCGGCGAGCACGACCAGGTGGTGCACTTCGCCGCCGAGTCGCACGTCGACCGCTCGATCACCGGCGCCGCCGAGTTCGTCCGCACCAATGTGCTGGGCACCCAGACCCTGCTGGACGCGGCCCTGCGCCACCGGACCGGCCCCTTCGTGCACATCTCCACGGACGAGGTGTACGGGTCGATCGAGCGGGGCTCCTGGCCGGAGGAGCACCCGCTGCGCCCCACCTCCCCGTACGCGGCCTCCAAGGCGTCCGCCGACCTGGTGGCGCTCTCCTACCACCGCACCCACGGCCTGGACGTGCGCGTGACGCGCTGCTCCAACAACTACGGCCCCCACCAGTTCCCCGAGAAGCTGATCCCGCTGTTCGTCACCCGGCTCCTGGACGGCCAGGACGTGCCGCTGTACGGGGACGGGCTCCAGGTGCGCGACTGGCTGCACGTCGACGACCACGTGCGGGCCGTCGAGCTGGTGCGCACCGGCGGGCGCGCGGGCGAGGTCTACAACGTCGGCGGCGGCACCGCGCTCACCAACCGGGAGCTGACCGGGCTGCTGCTCACGGCCTGCGGCGCGGGCCGGGACCGGGTCGTGCACGTCGAGGACCGCAAGGGCCACGACCGGCGCTACTGCGTCGACTGGACCAAGCTCCGCACCGAGCTCGGCTACGCGCCCCGCAAGGACTTCGCCCGGGGGCTGGCCGAGACCGTCGACTGGTACCGCGCCCACCGCTCCTGGTGGGAGCCGCTGCGGCGCGGGGCGGGCCGGTGA